The segment gggcttccacagCTTCACAACagctttccctctctttctgtgctttgactCCTGGATCATAAAGGCAATGACACAAAAATGGTAGCAGTTTCAAGCAAGAAAATTGTTCTGCCTTTTATTGTGGCAGCTGTGTGTATGAACTCAAATCCAAATCTCCCTTTGTCATTGTGCGCTGACCTTTTGTGTCTGTACCATCTTTCTCCAGCTGAGAGTGGAAAATATCTTCTGTGTGGATTGGCAACCGATAGAAGTGAAGAGGTGAGTATTATTTTTACCCCCTTGCTGAGTTTAGGATTAGAGTTAGTAGTTCTTAAGGATTTTCTGTTGTAAGGTGGAGGCTTACTAAGGTGGAAGCTTAATTCCTTTCTCAGATCTTTATCAAGTAGGCAGCATCAATGTGACACAGTTAAATTCCACTAGTTccaaaggaaatgtttgttaGGCGCTATTCATAAGAAATGGTTTAGAATTCTTCTGAAGATTAAATGTGTACATCAGATCTGGGAGAAGGGATGAATATGAGTAGGCTTTCAGCACATATCACAGCCAGATCTGCAAAGCAAAGgtattgtattattttatggTTTGGGCCACCCAGatcataaaatatatgaaagatGAATTTCTGGACTTGTCATACAGCAGTGTCCAAGGCATCCCTGtgcacatacatacaaacacatcTTGTGTCTTATTTCCATAAGAGTAAAGGCTTATACTGATGTCAACTAATAAACATAGactgtttttcaaaacagtgtACTGCATCAGAGTGATGAATCCATTCACTGGTTTTATCAGGAAGAATGTTCAATCAAGCGCGGTCATCTGGGCATGCTGCAGtcaaaaaaggaaatctgaaagaaagatGTAGAACTATCATTAAATGTATCTGTTTTATGGGCTGTGCGAAGGATGGAACTGGGCATTCCCTGTGGAACTCTGATAAGTGGTtggcaggctgcaggcaggaatCCTGAATTTAGCATTTTTATATATCTGTACATCTGTAGGTAGATTTAAAAATTGTGTAAGCATAGTGGGCTgatttgctttaattaaaacaagtcAAGGTATCTGTGGTTCAGTCTCAATTAGAGCGTGAGAGAACAGTTCAGGTCTGTGATTTTGGAGTGAGGCAGTAAgaagctcaaaaaaaaaaactggaaagaaaccAAGGTGATGTCAGCTGCAGACGGAAGAGAGGCTGGGCATCCTTCTGACCCAGCTCCCTGGCTCACAAGCTGGAGTTTgtgaagctgcagctgggagcacacaTTTCTGCTTGGAAGAACTGTACTGGGAAGCATTTCTGGGACTGTGCCTTCATAAGGtgagtgactggaaaaagaaggTAGCTGAAGGGTGAGGCAGTGAAAGCTTGAGGGCCAATGCTGAGTTAAGAAACTGATGCCTGAAGAGGTAAGAGGCTTCTCAGAatagcagaaagaagcagatgggCAAATACCAGTTCCACATGGAACGCAAATGTTGAGTTATTCTCTTATATGAAAAAGGCCATGTGTGCTTGGCCTACCACTTCTTGCAAGGTTGATGATTTTGATCAGATTTCCCAATGGGAAGGTGCCATCTTCTTAAGGCATGAAGCACATAATCAGATGGATGTTTTTGATCTGAGAAGAAATACGAACCAGTGAACATTTGAGGTTTGTGACAGATCTGTTATTTCAttgttacaaaagaaaaaaatggcaagaTTGCATAAAAAGTGAAGATGGTGTTAATGTAGTTGTAATCCAgatataatagaatcattaaggctggaaaaggccgctgaggtcatctagtccaaccatcatccCACCCTCACTGTatccactaaccatgtccctcagtgccacaactaCTTGGTTGTAAACatctctagggatggtgactctgccacctccctgggcagcctgtgccagtgcccaaCCACactttctcagaagaaatttttcttaatatctaacctgaagATAATAAGCTTCCTGATACTTTGGGGAAATAGCAGCACTGGAAATGTAAGCACTCTTTCTGCAAAGATGTAAATGGCAACTACCCAGTgcagcgggggggggggggtaatgTCTGCTGTGTAGGAACAAGGCCCTAGAACCTAAGtaagtctttttgtttgtttgttttgtttttgtttgtttgttttgtttgttgttaagGACAGAGAAATTTGAATAGCCTGTGAAGACAAATATCCTCAGTGATAGCAGTTACAGGCTGCTTGCAGCTCTTTCTGAATTGAGCTAAACCTGAACAGCGGAGGATAAAACTCACTGCTGATTTATTTGCTCATACAGTGTGTTTCAACTGCTGATTTTTGTGCTCTGCAAGTCAGTTATGTATGATTTGCCCCTATGGTAAAGTGAATGGTGAGGTGGATGCCAGTGGGAGGAACTTCCCAGGAAGCTGCTTCAGTGATCTTGCTTTTCCCAGCTGTAGGCAGGGTTGCCTATTTGAGGATTTTGTCTGACACGGTGGTCAGTAGGACTCTGAGAATTAGCCTCTTCTGCCCATCCTTCCCAGGATATTTGTTACCTCTCAGAATCTGCATGAACTTGAGATGAAGATGAGACAGCCACTATCTAGGGGGCTCCACTAGGATTCCTTCCTTGACAGAGAACAATTTAGCAATCTGAAATTTGTGAAGtttccttctgcagggctgctaGCAGCAAATCTGAGGCTTTGCAGCatagcaaaagcagaaagcactttGAGGTTCTCATGACTTCACATTTCAGTGGTGGTttgatattaggaagaaaaatacgTATTTGCAGAATattaaaggaggaaagattaaggagaaaaaaatgtagaattGCCATCAACAGACTTCAagaagttttcttctctctctcctcttttgaTGACAGCCTAAGATCCCATTTCTACACGTGCGTGTAAGTGTTCTCTCTCTTATTTCATCTATCTCCATGCAGCACTTTCTACCTGTGAGGCTTGAATCCATCTCAGCATAAGCCCGGATGCTACATGTCTTCATGGTTTGCAGCAGGTGCTGTTCCTCTCAGGTGAGgagtggcagcagctgcttgctgtgggTGCTTACACTGCCCAGTCATCCACTACCACCACTTGAATGGTAGGGATTTATAAAAACTTGTGTGCTGGAGAAGAGTAAtacaaggagaaggaaatagTTTTTTGTAGGTGTGTGTGTAGCGAGAAGTTTTAGAGGCtgctctcttcttttccagtaaAAGTACCAGACTTCTGAAATGTTGCATTTAGTTTCTCCTGCAGCAAACCAGGAGGTGCTGCCTCAGATCTGTCAGTAGTTCTAATGTTTGggtggtgtgtttgtttttttttttttggtctttttacACACACTGTTTCTCTTCACAGTTTTAGGTGACTTGGATTATCTCACAGTATTAGCAGGCAAGGATTTTACATACTTTTCCTTTGGTGCCTTGATCACAAGATTCTTTTCTGCCAAGCTTCGTTTTCAGTGTGAAGTGAGTTTGAATTTCTTGATGTTCTAATTGCCAAACCTGGCTTTCTTCCACTGCATACTGCTTCTGGCTTGTAGGTGCAGATTGTTCTGAAGAGTTGGGCTAAGTGCTTGTTTGTTAGGACTGGTATTGATCTCTGGGTTGTCTGAATCAATTTATTATTGTGAGGTTGTTCATCAGGAGTGGACTGGTGTtgtatgcttttcattttgctttggaaaggagAGGGGCATttgctaagaagaaaaagaaaactccaaaaGAAGAGCTGCCTTAGATTTCCTTAAGAAGTCACGTAAGTTAGGTGACACAccttgatctttttttttttttctcctttgtgtttgCTGGCTCTTTAGTGGCAGAGGAAATTGTATTGGCTGTGGCTTGTAAATTCTCAGCGTGTTCTCAGATATATTCTCTCTCTCCACTCATCACTCTGTTTTGGTTGCTTTTCCTTGTAAGCCATGATGTGCATTGTGTTCTTTGAATGTCAGATTTGCTTCAGTCAGCTAATGCAACATGTTAAGCCCAAGCTTTCAAAAACAGCTGTGAATTTTGATTGCTGCAGTGAATTTGGTTGCTACTGTGGGTGAGCACACGTTAGAAGTGCATGACCCTGGCTCCAAGCAGTGAGCTGACAGCTGCCCACCAGAACCTACCAATGCTCAGTCCTGAGGTTACAGACTGTAAACTtgcagcagctttggaaaaatCATTTCTGGGAGCTCAGTTCTGccctttctgcagagaaaataaacacgGGCTACTGTTAAGACTGAAAAACCTCTGCATGCTGATAGATGCTCCATCCACTCCTACAGCTGTGCCCaagtctgctctgtgctggggcctTTGTTAAACACTTTCCTGTAGTACCAGTGCATGCCCTGAGGACTCAGGGCAGCTTTTCTGCATGGGAGGGTCACAGGCAAGGTAGTGTGCTAGCAACTAGCTAGAGAGGGAAATGATTTTGCCTGAAAGATTTGGACTAACTCAATGATAATAATTCTATATGTTAAGTGTGATCTCAGCCATTTTTCACAAATTTGCCTTGTGAGCGTGGTACTTGCTTGACTCTCAAGGAGCTTTTTGTCTGGAACATAGGAATCATCCCACTtggtcactgctgctgccttagCTTGCTCTCAGTTTGGGGTGGTTGCTATGGGTAAAAGTCCATTCCAGTAACATGAGGCAATGCACGGCGCAGGGCATGGCAAGTCTCAACTTTCTGAGCTTTTTTTACCATTCAAGAGATCACATTTGTCAGAAAAATCTTTAAACCAGTAATGCTTCGATGTTTTCTATTTGTCCCTTGAAAAGCTCCCTCCAAAGAAATCCCCATCTTTCTCCTCATTGCGAAATGGTGCCTTCTGGGCATCCCACATAGGCATTACCGGTAACAGCTATGCTTCCCCGTCCCTTTGGCTTAGTCTGGTAATTGGATTCATTTAATCTTCTTTTGTCGTCATTCCTTTTTACTGAATCCCAGTTCTcttcaaaacagatttgaaagACAGGCAGGGAtcacaggctgccagcaggtACAGAATGCACTAGGGGAAGGAACCAGAAGATGATATGCATTGTAAGGAGAAGGAGCTAGAGACaaaaaatgaggggaaaaggcagaaaatatgctttcttCCTCACAATACAGTAGACCTCAGGAGAATGGAGACAGCAGACATTCCAATGGAGCTGGAGTccagagagagaaggaacaaaaacagATCAATATATTCAGAAGTGACCAAAATCCCTGAGCTCCAGATCCATCCTGAAAGTGCTAAGAGTAAGGAAGGGCCATCAAGTCTGTGTTCGGAGGCATATGTTTGTGGCTCTCTTTAGCACACATTATGAGGCTTGATTAATCGATTTGCTGGAACTGTTTCATATTTCAGAGGAGcagaaattctatttttctgagATGCAGTTAATTGAGGCTCTCAGTTACCTGGAGGATGACTATCTCCTCAGACTTATGACTTCAGTGCGTAAGTACTGCTAAGACTCTGCTGCATAAATCTTTAAACACTAATGAACTAATGTCTTGGGGCCAAATCCAGCACTAGTGTTCTGTAAATCTTTACTCCTAATGATCTGTGTGAGATTTatacaaaaacactgaagataGATACATTTGCAGCACATTAATGGTGTCCCTGGTTGCAAAGGCATTCTGATTTGGTGCTTACTcagtaggaaaggaaaaataagaggaagagaTATGCATTTAAGAGCTCTTGGCCCCTGTGTTACCTGCATAGACAGCACTTTCTTCTATGGCCTGGGTGTGGTTTCCACAGATTTCCCATTTTTCTTGTAATTCTATCatcaagttggaaaagaagGTCCTACTTGAGAAAAACACAGGGCTTCTGCAATGTTTTTGATCAGACTTACTAATAACACTGTATTTTGAGTGAACCATTTCTCTAGCTGCTTGAAATATAATTTGCTGGTGGAAGATACTTCCTTCATCTTGACCTGCTGTCCTGTGCAATGAATTGCTCCACTGAGACAATTGCATAGATGGCAGctgtgtttcttgttttctggaagctgctgctcGTCCCAGTGGAGCTACCTTGCTGATGAATGCCATTAATTTCTCCCAGGAAACTGAACAACTATCATATACTCTGTCTTCTGATCTGCATTACTGTCACTCCATTAGAAGTCTTGTATTGCCAAGATCAATTATCTATTTCAAGCTTTTTCATGAATTTGCACCAGTTACAGTCTTGGCCCTCTGTCTGGATGCTTCTGCCACTAACAGCCTGCAATTACTTTGAACACAATCCTTGGGCATTAACTGCTGTCCAGTAAGACAACACTGTTTTCCCTCATTTCCCTTTTAAGACCTTCTTTTGCTGTATTGTCTGCCAAGTGTCAGCCATTTTGGTACGGCTGGGAGACAAGATAATTGGGAATGGCTGCATTGTTAATTACTTTTGTAAATGCTCAAGCAACTTGTCACCATGATGCTGTGCAATTCCCAGCTTGTACAAGGATGTGGCTTCTTGTATTCACTCTCAGCATTGTCTGTTCTATGTTTGAATGTGTACTTTGGTGTTACCTTCAATTGAATGTTGTACTGGAGGAGCTGCATTGACTGAAGATTGTCCTTCAAGGACATTGAAAGCAGGAAGTTCCCATCAAGCTTGTGCTGACTTGGCACCTGACAGTTGAGGGGAAGTGCTGAGACAGTGTCAGCACTTTGACACTTCTTGCAGTTATGATGAAAGGCTCAAAATTCATAATACATCAGTGGTGGTTATAAATGGGTTCACTTGTATTGTAGAGGTTGTCTCAGACCTGGTTTTTCAGTTCAGCTATTAGCCAAAAATTCCAGTGTCAGGAATTGCTATTTTGCAAAGTCTTTCACTCAGAAGTTCAGGATGTTCTGTTGTCCCAAATCTGTAGCATTTGATGATAGTTCAGTACCATATGTGAAACAGATCGTGCTGTTAGGAAAAGAGTTTGTTCATCCACATCATATGAGCTGACAGGACTATGTTTGTTTATAGGTGACTACTTAAGAGAGGAGCAAATTCATGGATACAGTTCTGTCCTTTCCACTTTCAATATTTGCCATTGATTTTCATTGCTAAGAAACATACCACAGTTCATCTGTATTCATCCCATAggtattttttcagtgaatattttcttttgtgttctcCAATTTCATTACTCTACTTCCATTTTCCTAATGATTTCCTGACAGTTTTAATCACACTGCATGTTAATATTTTGTCCAGAGAGGCAATGAttacaaagcagagcaggatcAATCCACTTGGAATTACACACAGGACATAGTGTAGTACTTACTTAGCACACTGTGCCACGGGGTTGACAAATGCAGAGcaaatgaattaaataattCCTGATGAAGAGTCAAGAAACTCAGCTTGAAAGAATAAGTTTTTTAAAATCCAGATGATGTCAAATTGACCCTGTAACATGGGTCTGTCTTCAGTAAAACTATAACTAATCAGCTTATGCCAGTGAATATAGTGTGATAAAGCAATGCTTAGGATCTTGTGAATCTCTACAAATAAGTGTGAAGACCAATTGTGTTTAAACTACTCAGCAACAAGCAAATTGTGCCCTTTCAGAAATCTCTTCACCAAGTTTCTTCCTGTAGAGACAAATAGaatttgttctcatttcctATTTATCATGACTAACCATCTCTCTCTATGctcagctgttctttttctaattcttgGTGCTTTGCTGTCCTGAAGCCAAATCTGTATGGATTTCAATGGCTCTCTTGTCCTTTTTGACTTGGTTCTGGGCAGTTCGATAGCATAAGAAATGATTCTCTAAATCCTAGATATGATGCCAGAATTCTCTAACTGaaagaattaagaagaaataacagtttGGCTGAATGGATGCAAGGTTCTATATAGGGAAATGTAAGACCTCTGAAACTTTCTCTTCTGGTTTCCTTTCTGTGGCTCCCATCAGATCTCAGTCTTTTACTACAGTAAGCGTTCTGGGTATGGAGACTGTAGAAGACAGATGAAAAAGGCTCAGATTTTCAATGCTGTGTTCAgctaattttcattttagaggtagaaataaaagcaaaggacaGTACTGTTTcttgaaaagagcaaaaagatgATGTGTGCTCCTGAGATAcctgtatttttctgctgatgATTGCAACCAGTAAGCTCTTTAGTAGCCTCACTCCTGTCAGAGTCCTTGAAACTTCCAGTTCCCTCCTTACCATGAGCACAATACCAGCTGCATCCCAGTCCTCAGTCAGAGTAGTCCAGATGTGTTCTGAGACTCAGAGCCTGATAAAGTGCCACCTTTCCTCAGGGCTTAAATTTGCTGTAGTAAAAATGATCCAATTTTAAATGCACTTTTATTATTAGAATTTTCCCTCTGTGGATGTTACAAATCTGTGCATGCTGCGATCTAGGTGGTAAGGACTTGAACTCCTCATTGACTCCTCTCTCTGTCTTTGTTTCAGAGTGCCTACCAAGGCGTGTGCAGAAGGATGGCTGCAGCAGAACCTCTAACCGCTTTCTCCCGATGGTACCTCTATGCCATTCATGGCTATTTCTGTGAGGTCATGTTCACAGCTGCCTGGGAGTTTGTGGTCAATTTCAACTGGAAGTTCCCAGGTGTTACCAGTGTGTGGGCACTCTTCATCTACGGCACATCCATCCTCATTGTGGAGAAGATGTATCTGTATCTCAAAGACAAGTGTCACATTTTAGTGCGCTGCTTCATTTACACCCTCTGGACGTATCTCTGGGAGTTCACCACTGGCCTCATCTTACGCCAGTTCAATGCCTGCCCATGGGACTATTCCCAGTTTGATTTTGACTTCATGGGCCTGATCACCCTGGAGTATGCCATCCCATGGTTTTGTGCTTCTTTCATCATGGAACAGCTGGTGATCAGGAACACCCTGCGCTTGCGATTTGATGAGACTGCTGAGCCAGGGGCTCCCACTGTTCCTGTTGCCTTGGCCAATGGCCACGTGAAGACGGATTGAAGCATGACTTGGAGCCCCCCTTAGAAATCTGAGGGAGCACAGACCTCTACCACAGGCTGTTAGCTCTGGCTTTGAGGTACTGGTCCTTGCTGTATGATAAGATTCATAAACCCCATTTTTCTAATGGGGGTGTGCATGGGatataccagaaaaaaaaaaaagtggaacCAATAGATTTTCTAAGGATTTTACTCTTTGGGTTCCAAGGACCAATATCAATTACTTGTTAGTTAggttatttctgattttaactTATTACAGATGAAAGCAGTCCTTTTGCTTATACTTTTGtgtggagaaagaagaaggagggaaaaaaaatgctaaggtggaaaagcattcaaaaaggaaaaatgtaatcATTGGATGGTCATGGACACGCCAGCAAAGTTAGTGATTGGCTTACTCCATTAGGCAATATTCAGGTGCTTGCTTGCAACCAATACCTCCTGTGGGAcctgagatgctgcaggaaCAAGGAAAATCCATCTGCTATGGAGAAGAACCTAAGGCTGGCAGTCTGCTGGGGAGGTAGATGGTGTTCCCCTCATGAGGTCCCACTGGCCTACCCCGGGGTTCTTTTTTGCACCACAATACAATCTGGTGCTGGACATCTTGCTGAATTTATACAAATCTTGTACTTCTTGAAATCTCAGTCCTgataatagatttttttttttccttttctttctttttttttttttttttctttacgAAAAAGCCTTTTTTGCTGAGTGAATTTTACCATGATCTGTGCAATCTGAATCTTGGCAAAA is part of the Coturnix japonica isolate 7356 chromosome 5, Coturnix japonica 2.1, whole genome shotgun sequence genome and harbors:
- the TMEM229B gene encoding transmembrane protein 229B, producing MAAAEPLTAFSRWYLYAIHGYFCEVMFTAAWEFVVNFNWKFPGVTSVWALFIYGTSILIVEKMYLYLKDKCHILVRCFIYTLWTYLWEFTTGLILRQFNACPWDYSQFDFDFMGLITLEYAIPWFCASFIMEQLVIRNTLRLRFDETAEPGAPTVPVALANGHVKTD